DNA sequence from the Leptospirillum ferrooxidans C2-3 genome:
AAGGGGGGCGGAAGTCCTCCGAGCGCGGGGATGGAATGACTCTGGAGGCGGTTGGCAAGATCCTGGGGGTTACAAGGGAACGGGTCCGTCAGATAGAATCTCATGCCTTGGCCAAGATGAGATCCTACCTTGAGCACCCGGAGGGTTTTTCCGCCGGAGGTTCTTCTCCGGAGACAAAAGGGCGTAAATCGAAAAGATCATGATCGTTTTTTAAGGGAAGGGTTTGTATTCATGGATTTTGACAAAATCGTTGGACGTGTTCAGGATTTTCCCAAAAAAGGGATTCTGTTTTATGATCTTATGCCGGTTTTTCAGGATCCGGTTTCGTTTAGGGCATTGATTGCCGAAATGGCCAAACCATATCTCTCTGATTCCATTAAAAAGGTTGTGGGCATTGAGGCGAGAGGATTTATTCTCGGAGCTCCGATCGCGGACAGGATCGGGGCGGGGTTTGTTCCGGTCCGAAAGAAAGGCAAGCTTCCCGGCGAGGTTTCCTCTTTGTCTTACCAGCTTGAGTACGGGACTGATACGATTGAGGTCCAGGCTGGTGCGATCAAGCCCGGGGACAAGGTTCTTCTTGTGGACGATTTGCTCGCCACCGGAGGGACAGCCCGTGCTGCGATCGATCTGATCAAAAAGCAGGGAGGGGAAGTCCTTTGCGTATCTGTGGCCATTGAACTCACCGGTATCGGTGGCCGGGAGAGAGTTGCTCCCGTTCCGATCAAGTCAATTCTTGTCTATCCGGCATAACAGTCAGGAGTCAGTGTGGTCTTGTATACCGTTGTCATCCGTTACGCAAAATCCAGGGAAGAGGTCGGGGCTGTTGTGGAGTCCCATCGGGCTTATCTCGACGGTTTTATCGAGAACGGAATGCTTTTGGCTTCAGGTCCCCTGGAGACGGGGGATGGAGGGATTTTGTGGGTCCGCGCCAACAGTCGGGAATCCCTTATGGAAATGATTGAGGGGGATCCTTACTCCTTGTCTGGAGTTGCGGAATTTTCGGTTCTGGGTTTTGATGTGAAGAAGCTCGCTCCGGGTATGGTCTCAACACTGTCCGTGTAGGGGCCTTGCTTGGGAGACTTTTTTTGCGATGATGAAACGCCCCCGGTTTTTCCGGGGGCGTTTTCCGTTTTTTACTCGGTTGAAACGGTCTGTTCGACCTGGAGTGATTGCGGGATAATCCTGATGAAGTTTTTCCGGAGGTCGGAACTGAGAATGGAGGAAAGCCACTTCGCTTCCTCTTCCTGGCCTGATGCGACAATTTCTCCCGCGTAGTCTTCCAGAAGTCCCCGAACAAGCCCCTCGTCCTCTTTTGTGATCGGAAGAATGACAACCTTCGAACCCTTTGCAATGCGGCGGCGAATCGCTTCCTCGTCGAATCCCCATTTGGGCTGCTTCAGCAGATAGACCGTTCCTCCGGTCATCCCTGCACAGATCCAGGGTCCGGGATCTCCCAGCACGACAGCCCTGCCATTGGTCATATACTCAAAGGCAAATCCTTTCATGTTGGAGTGAATTCCCAGATGCCCGACGTGGTCGTTTATGGGGGCCGTGATTCTTCCGCCAATGACCATTTCTGCCCCTGAAAGCCGGATGCCCGCACGGGAGTCGCAATCTCCCTGTATCAGAAAACGTCCGCCCTGCGCGCCGTAAGCGAGGGATTTCCCAACGGAACCGTCTACGAATTGACCTTCTTCGTTTTTGGCTTTCAGTACAACAATCCGTCCGGCCATGGCACCTTTTCCGACGCCGTCCTGGGCTCCCCCGGTAACGCGGATTGTCATGTTGTTTTTAATGAAGGCTCCCATGCCGTTTCCTGTGATCGATCCGTTGTTGATGAGGAGCGTTACCATCGGGTGCGTCGGATATTCCCGATGAAGGACGCCCGAAAGATGTGTCCCGATGTTTCGGTCCATTGATGTGGTTCGATCCACCTGGACCGTTACGGCTCTTGGGTGAAGTCTCAGGGATCTTTCCACCTCAGAGGTGATTTTTTCTCCAAGGGTGACCCCTTCTTCCTGTGGAGACAAGCCGCAGAAGCCTTCCGGATCAAGATTGTAGGAGGAAGGATTCAAGAGTGGGGTCAGATCGATACGGTCGAAATGGCGAATCTGGATCAGATGGCCTGTTTCGCCAACGATGGATTGCGCTCTTTCCACACCGATTTCAGCCAGAATCCGGCGAAGGTCTTCACCCATTCCGGTAAAGAAGTGCTTGAGTTGCCTGACCGAAAATTCAAAGTCCCGGGGGACAAATCTTTTCAGGCCATGTTCATTGGCCTGTTCTTCTGTTTCGATCTGGGTGGCTATGCCCACATGGCAGGTATCCATCTGGCATTCCCGGCAAATCGTACAGCCAATGGCCACCATGGGGAGCGTCCCGAATCCGACCCTGTTGGCGCCAAGACACATGATTTTCAGGACATCTGTGGAGGACTTGAGACCCCCATCGGCCCATATTTCAACCTTGTCCCTGAGGCCGGCATAAAGAAGGGCCCGATGAACTTCCGTGACTCCAATTTCCACCGGCAGTCCCACATAGCGAAGAGCGTGCATCCGGGCGGCGCCGGTTCCGCCATCGAACCCGCTGACGGTGATGATATCCGCTCCGGCTTTGGCGATACCGATGCCGATGGTGCCGATTCCCGAGATGACAGGCACCTTGACTGCAACCCTGACCTTCGGATTGGCGCTTTTCAGTTCGGCGACAAGCTGGGCAAGGTCTTCGATGGAGTAAAGGTCGTGGTTATTGGAGGGAGAGATGAGATCGACCCCCATCGTGGCTTTTCTGGCATTTGCCACTTTGGCGGAAACCTTCTTTCCCGGAAGATGCCCTCCTTCTCCAGGCTTGGCTCCCTGTCCGATCTTGATTTCCACAAGGTTGGAAGAATTCAGAAGGGCGATATTGACGCCGAAGCGGCCGGATGCGATCTGCTGTCCCCGACTCTTGGGGTATTTTCCGATCAGCTCGAGAATTTCTCCGCCCTCTCCATTGAGACAGATGATGTTCATCTGCTCGGAAGCCTCCGCGTAGGCCCTGTAGGCGACCTCTCCCTGGGAGCCGAAGGACATGGAGCTGATGATGAAGGGATAATCCTGATCTCCAACCTTGAGATCCACCGACTCAACAGGAACAGTGTTCTTTCCGGGTGCGATGTCGAGAAGGTGGCGAAGGGAGATCGGATTTTCGATCTCGACGGCGGAAAGCTTGTCCTGATACTTGCTGTAGGGCTCTTTCTGATTGGCAACATCTCCTGCCAGTTTCCAGACCTTCGGGTACAGATGATAGGTTTTGGAAAGTTTTTCCGTTTTTTCCCCGTGGAAGTAGGGGGCCCGGGCGCGCGCTTCCTGTTCGAGGCGATCGATTGAGAGTCCGACTTTTTCGCCGCCAAGAAAGTGTGGCGTTGCAAAGATTTCCGAAAGTTCAAGGCCGACACCAATAGAGGAAAACAGACGGCCATATCCGCGCATCTCGTGGATTCCCATGGTGGAGATCACTTTTTCAATTCCCTTTTTGAGGGCTCCCACGACATTCTCGATGCGTCGCTCCCGCTCATCAAGGTCGAAGACTTTCTCTCCCTTGACCGGAGTCAGGGCTGTTTCAAACATGATATGGGGATTGATGGCATCTGCACCGATCGAGAAGGTGAAGATCGTGTCGTGGAGGTTCCGGATCGATCCGGAGTGAACGATGATGGAGAGGTTCCTCCTGAGGTTGGGTGTGTTTCCGACAGGGGGAGATTTTCTGAGTGCCCGGTCGACAAGTGCTGTCGTGAGTGCCGGGTCAATCCAGAGATGGCCCGGAAGGAGGGCTCTCGAATCGTCGATGATAAGGATTTCAGCCCCGGACTCCGCATGGGCAATCGCCTCCTTGTGGATGCGTTCAAGCGCTTCCTTCATCGTTTCCTTCTGAAGAAAGGTCGACGAAATGGTCCGGATATGATTTTGGGGAAAATGTCTTGGCAAATCTTCCAGCAGGTGGATCCCCAGACGGTCTGCAAGTGCCCTGTATCGATCAGGAGGCAAGAGGGGTTCCCCCATGTCTCCTCCCAGAAGAATCGGCAACGCCAGGTCAAGACCTCTGGGAGTATGCACCTGATTCCCGAAAAGGGGCCGTGGTCCCAGAACGATTCTCGGTGAGAAGTGTTCCATCTCCCTTTCCCGGTCAATGGCAGGATTGGTCACAACCGCAACATTTTCCTTGAAGTAATCGGGAATGTTTGTCCGGTCCTTGGAAAGCACTGCAAGCGGTCCGTCGAATCCCAGGGATCCGATGGGTTCGAAGCTGGTCTGGGCAAAAAATGAGATCATCTCATGATCGTCGGTCGAATAGCCAAATGGATTCCAGAGGGATGCGGCAGGAAGCATTCCAACCGATGTCCCGGCCGGATACTGCAGGATTTCCGGAACAGAGGGGAGAGGCAGGTTTTCAGGCCGGACATAGGTCGGAATCTTGGGATGAAATCGTTCAGAGTACCGGCTGTAGAGTGTCTCCTGGATTTCGGGGTACATCATGGGGGAGAGTGTGCCCCTGTCAAGGAAAAAAGCCATCTTTTCCCCGGGAGCGAATGGTTTCGGCTGCCGGATCATCCTTGAGGAAGGGATAATGCCCCGTTCGGAGGAGACAATCGTCATGTCTCTGGTCTCAAAAAGCCACATGGGCCGCAGTCCGAGTGCGTCTACAGAAAAAACCACCTCATTTTCATATCGGGCAATGATGGCTGCCGGTCCCTGGGCCAGTGGTCCAAGAAACCTGCGATAAAGGAAATACATCTGCCGCATTTTGGGGTCAAGTGCCGAAATGATGTGGGTAATCGGTGGAAACACGATCTCCATCGCTTCCATGAGGGAGAAGCCAAACTGGACCATCAGGCCCTCGATGGTCCGGTCAAGATCCTGGGAGTCGCTGCCACCTTTGACGGGAGGAATCCCCAGCATGGCCGATTCCCTGCGAAGCTTGTCAATGGTATTGATTTCACCATTATGACCAAGGATGGAGAAAGGCTGGACCCTTTCCGTAACAGAGAGGGTATTGGTCGAGTAACGGCTGTGGCCCAGAACCGCACGGCTTTTCATCTGGGGATCCTGAAAGTCGAGAAAGTATTCTGCCAGGACAAAGCTTGTTCCCTTGACCTTGTAAACGGCAACATCTCCCGACAGGGAGCCGATATGGATCCGACCATCCGTTTCCATGTTGACCTTGGCATCGAACGCCACCTTGCGCGGAATCAGCCCTTCCTTGACGAGAAGGCCGGCTTGCCAGAACAGGGGCTCATTTTCCGATTCCTTCGGAATCCGTCCGGAAAGGACCTGACCTTTTCGAAGGGACAGGACCTCGAGTCCATTCTCTGTGAAACGTCTTGCGATTTCCTCCCTTAAGGAGGATTCCGACGGCATCTTGGGGTTGTGGGCTGTCTCCGATACACGCGGTGTATAGATATGGGCTACGATGAAGCGGGGATCATGGGCCAGCTGGGGATCGTGGCCTTCCTTCCGGAGCCACCGCTCCCAAAGGTGCCTCGGAATGTCGACTTGAACGCCGCACCCGTCGCCTTCATTATTGATCTGGCCGGCCCGGTGTTCCATCATCTGTAATCCGGAGAGAGCTTCCCTGAGAGTTGTGTGGGTGGGTTCTCCCGTCCGTGATAAAACGGCGACAATCGCGCAGGAATCTTTTTCCTGGTCGATAAACGGCCCTGTCATCCCGCAATCTTTGGGTAAATGGACACCATCTGTGTGGGCTTCAGATGGGATATATTCCGCTAACGGATCGTTCGATTGATTTAATTGGCTCATCTGCTTGGGATATCCTGTAGAAAATTGGTTGGAGCGATTGGAGTTGTCCGGGGCCAAGGGGGGAAGCCGGAGTCCGCTGAAGCCGGTTTTGTGAACAAGTATTGACCGGAGAAACAGCATGAACAGTCTTTCTGATTATATCCAAGGATTTTCTGCCGATGCAAGGGAAAATGGTTCTGATCCCGGGAAAGAGCCTGTTTTTCTGGAATTTCTCCTGGGAAAACCTCTTTGAAGAGGGGACTTGTGGGGGGATCGGTTCCCTTAAGGTGGAGACAAGAAGAGGGAAGCTGGCGGATACAGCTCCGGGACAAAAAATAGAGAGAAGCCGGTTGGTCGCGTCCATTCGGACAACCCGCTTCTTCCATCTGCCACCGGGTTGTTCATTCTTCCGGAAGATCCCGGACAGACCGAAAACGGCTCCTTCCCGAAAGGGGGGCTTTTCGGCAAGGTTTTCCAGCTTTTGTGATGGAGGATGTTTCTCCCGGACTTGCCAAGGAAGCTCAGGGTCTCCCAGAATCTGGAAAGGGCAGTCTGTCATTTTATAAAGAAAGGATGATTCTATGGGAACCTCCAGTGGTGGAGCGTCTGTCGGAAAAAGTCAGACAAAAGAGGTTCGTGGTGTGGCTCTTGTCAAAAGTTGCCACGCAGGTTCGGGAGAAAAGGCTCCCGCCCTGATTCTGACCCTTGTTTTCAAGGGTGAAGGGGGAAAAGGGCTTCGAGAGTGGCCTGCAAGACTCTGGGAAGATCCCAGGGGAGTGGGTCCATCCCTTTCTGCTGGATCGCTTGTTCTGGCGGAGGGGACGGTTGTGCGTCATAACCAGGAGTCACAGCTCCGGCTGACAAGGATTACCCCACTCAAGGCTTCTCCAGAGGAAATCCAGGCCTATATCCCCCAAAGTCCTCTTTCTTCGGGGCTGGGGATGGCCCGGCTGGATGCTTTTATGGAATCCCTGTCAGAGCCCCATTTGAAGATGTTTGGCCTTGAACTCTTGGCTGACCCTGAAGTCAGGTCCCTTCTGGAAAAGGCTCCTGCCGCCAAAAGGAACCATCATGCTGTTGTCGGCGGACTTCTGGAGCATACCCTTGAAATTATGGAGATGGGGGACAGGATCGCACCGGTTCTTCATTTAAACCGCGATCTTCTTCTTTTGGGACTCCTTCTTCATGATTTGGGAAAATGCTGGGAGATCTCGGCCCAACCCGGATTTGCCTATACGGATGATGGACGCCTTCTCGGACACATGTTCTTGGGGTGCGATGCTATCCGGAAAACAGCTTCCAGAGTTCCGAATTTTCCCGGGATCCTTTTAAAACTGCTCCAGCATTTCATTCTCTCCCACCACGGGGAATTGGCCTATGGTTCCCCTGTTTTGCCGGCAACTCCCGAAGCGATGGCCGTACATATGCTGGATAATCTTTCCGGACAGATCTATGCCATGAGGGCGGCAAAAGGGGGGGAGGGTGACGAGTGGGGCTATGAGAGAAACAGGGGTGCCCAGATCTGGCACAAGGGCTCGGATCCTGAAGCACTTGTGGCGCTTTGGAGGGATCGGGATGTTACAAACGGGCAAGGTGCCGGATGAATTCCTCTGAACGGGCTTCCATTGCCCGTGATCTTGAGGGGATTCTGGGTCCGGAAGGGGTTCTTTCGACCCCAACGGACAGGAAGGCCTACTCATATGATGCGGGTATTTACCGGGAAGATCCCATTCTGGCCGTTTTGCCCAAAAATGCGGAGGAAGTGGCCAGAGTGGTTCTCTGGGCGGGCTCCCGTGGAATTCCTATGACCCCTCGCTCCGGAGGTACCAATATTACAGGAGCGGCAATCGGGGAAGGAATCATTCTCGGGCTCTCCCGATTGAACCGGTGGAATTTCCAAAATGCAGGGGATGGCTCCGTTTATGTGGAGCCTGGAATGATCCTGAAAGAACTCAATGACCGTCTTGCTCTTGTGGACCGTTTTTTTGCGCCGGATCCATCCTCCGGCCTGGCCTGCCAGATTGGAGGGATGATCGGGACCAATGCCGCCGGTGCTCATGCCCTGAAATATGGCGCCATGAAGGAAAACATCCTTTCCCTTGAAATGATCGGATCGGACGGAAATCTCTACCGGCTCGCTCCACAACCCCTTTTGGCGAACGGGCACCCGGATCCCGCATCCCTTCCGCCGGGTTTTCAGGGTGTCTTGGATCATCTTGCGGAGTGGGCTCCCGTTCTTCGCGAAAAACGCCGGAATGTCTCAAAAAACTCCTCAGGATACAATCTGTTTGATTTGGCCCAGAAGCTATATTTTGATCCGGAAAGGGTTTTCGATCCGGCTCGTCTGATTGTTGGGGCTGAGGGAACCCTTGGTGTCGTGACGCGTGCCGAGCTTCTGGTTCGTCCTCTTCCGAGCCGTCGCGTCACGGTTCTGGCCTATTTTCTGGATCTCGATGACCTTGGCTCGGCCGTTGCCAGAATCAATGAGCTTGGCCCTTCGGCCCTTGAAATGATGGATCGGAGAACCCTTGACCTTGTCGGTCGGGAGCGCTTTGGCATTCCCCCATCGGCCGACTCGATGCTTCTGATCGAATTCGACAGCGAGCCCATGGAAGATCTTGTCGAGGGAACCAAAAAGATTCTGGGAAAGATCCGTCTGGCCGACTCTCCCGGAATCTCCTTCGATCCAGGGGAACAGCTCAGAATGTGGCAGGCCCGTCATGCGCTTTTCCCGACATTGTACCGGTATGATGGTATTCGCCGCCCACTGAATTTTGCCGACGATGTCGCGGTCCCTGTCCATCGTCTTGTGGAGCTTCTGAGGTTTTTGAGGGAGTTCTTTTCCGGAATGGATGTTCCTGTCGCGGTCTATGGACACATAGGGAATGGAAATGCCCATATCAACCCCCTCATGAATCTTGCGGAGCCTGGTTCAATGGAACGGCTTCTTCACATCAGCCAGGAAATTCACCGGACCGTGATCGATCGATTTGAAGGGGTTCCCTGCGGAGAACATGGGGAGGGCCGTGTCCGGGCGGAATTTCTTCCATCGGTTTACGGACCTGAGGTTTACCAGATGTTTTGCGACACAAAGCGGTCTTTCGATCCCCAGGGGATCTTCAATCCCGGAGTGAAAATCTCCCGAAAGTCCTTTCTGGAGGGGATCGATATCGAGCGGGTGGTGAAGTCCTGCGCAACCTGCGGGAAATGCAACACCGTCTGTCCCAGCTTCGATGTCACGAGAAATGAAGCGATGGGACCCAGGGGCTGGTTTCAGATGCTCACCGATCCCTCCGTCTCTCCGGAGGTTCCTGAGTCGGTTCTGGGTGGTTGCCTGAACTGCAAGTCCTGTCGGACGATCTGTCCTGCAGGGGTGGATGTTTCCGCAGTTGTCCTCTCTGCCCGGGCTGAACGGGGTGGGGATCCTGTTTCCCGATTTTTTTCCGAACAACTTTTAAAGACAAGGAGGACCAGCCGCATCGTTGAATTTTTGGGGATGACGCAGAATTTCTGGGACCGGCCGGCTTTGCGTCGCCCAATTGAGGCCATCACCAGAAAACTGTTCAGGGTCGTTTCCGAAAATGCGCGGATACCTGCGGGTCTGAAGCTTCCGAGGCTCAGGAGCAAGACATTGAGATCCTCCTTTCATGATTGGACGGAAGAGGGGGGGCGCAAGGGGGATGTCGCCTATTTTCATGGCTGTGCGGCAAACTACCTTGATGATGGTGTCGGGGAGGCCATGATCCGGATTTTGTCACGGGGAAAGGGACAGGTTGTCCTTCCCCGTCAAACCTGTTCCGGTACCCCGATTGAAACCTATGGCCACCGGGATCTGACACGATCCTGCGCCCGGGAAAATCTCGAAAGTCTTTCTCGTTATGAAAAGATTGTCACAGGGTGTGCGTCCTGTACGCTTGCTCTCAAGGATTTGCCCCATCAGTTTCCGGACGGTTCGACAGAACATAAAAAAGCACTGGATCTTTCCAAAAGGGTGGTTCATATTGCAAAGTGGATGATGGCGGATGATGCGAGTGACCTCAGGGGGGAAATGGCTCAGAACCTGAACAGGAAGGGGGGTATCCTTCCTGTTTCCTATCACTCTTCCTGCCATCTGCGAGCGGCTGGGGTTGTCTCCGAACCAGTCGAACTTTTGAAGGAGATTTTTGGAGAGGCTTTTCGTCCCATGATGGATTCGGACCGGTGTGCCGGTGGTTCCGGTACCTATCTTCTGAAGAATCCGGAAATCTCGGAAGCTGTGTTTCAAAGAAAAAGGGAGGCCGTGGCCCAGTCCGGAGCAAAAACGGTGACGACAGGCTGTCCGGCTTGCCAGATCAAGCTCTCGGACGGGCTTCCCGGAGATGTTTCTTCCCGTCATATGGCGGTTCTTCTGGCAGATCTCCTGTCCTGAAAGAGTGTTGGATCAAGGACGAATACAATGAATCGTATGGTTTTCATCGTGATGAAGGAGAAACGATCGTGATCGAAAAAAGAAAACTGGGAACATCTGGAATCGTGTCCGGCGGCTCTTTGAAAAAATCTGGGCTGTTGGTTTGTGGGGTTTTGTTGGCTCTTCTGGGGGGAGTTATTCACCCATCCGATAGTCAGGCTTCCTCAAGGATGGTTCTTTTAAGCAACGATTTCAAGAATCATGGAACGATTCATAATGAACAGGTTTTTTCAGGATTCGGCTGCTCAGGCAAGAATATCTCTCCGGAGCTTCACTGGAAGGGGATTCCCAAGGGGACGAGAAGCCTGGCCCTCACGGCTTATGATCCCAACGCTCCGACAGGTTCGGGTTGGTGGCACTGGGTCCTGATCGATCTTCCTGCCACAACGACGCATCTTGCCAAAAATGCCGGAACCTCCGATGGGGCTTCTCTTCCAAAGGGATCCTTTCAGGCGGTGACGGATTTTGGTAAAAAGGGCTACGGAGGTCCTTGTCCGCCTGTTGGAGATCGTCCGCATCACTACATTTTTACCCTCTATGCCCTGAAGGCACCGAAGCTTGATGTTCCGGAGAACGCATCTCCAGCGCTGATCGGGTACTTCATTCATCAGACGATGATCAAAAAGGCAACACTTGTGGGAATGTATGGAAGGGCCAAACACAAGAAACACTGAGTGTGTCAAAATACCCCTCTGGAAAGCTTGATTCCTTCCAGGGGGGGCTCTTTTTCGACATTTTGAGATTTGATCCTTCCGATTTTCCCGAATGACCGGATAAAAAGAACTCCCTTTCAAGCTTTCCAGTGGTCGTTTGGATTCAGGAGGTTGTATAGTTGTCGCCGGGCAACCTGTAGTCGATCTGGTCTCCCGTAAACTGCAAGCGTTCGGGAAAGCTTCTGCCGGTTTCTTTGAGGGTTGACCTCTCTTGAAAATTTCATCTCTTCTGTAATCTCATGCTGGAGTCCTTTTGTATGCTGATAGGACGACTGGCAATCCATCAGCGATTCGAATCCTTTTTCCAGTGAGTCCACAATCCTGCTTCTCATTTCCTTTTCCGGGGTGGCCATTTATCATTCCGGGTTTCCCCGGAGACTGGAGGGTTGGGAGTGGCGGAAGGGTAGCCAGATCAGCAAGAGGGTGGTAGAGCATGTTACGATTTAACGTGGTTTCATTTTTTTCCTGGCTGTTGTTTTCATCAGAAAAGGAGGTTCCAAATGCAGGAGATTGAACATTTGCCCGCGCATTCCCCTTCTTAGGCCATGGGTCAAGAGTGGGTCAAGCGGGCGGTTTTGTTTTTCTTCTTCTCGCTTTTTCAGTTGTTCCTTGGCTTTCGACATAGCGACGGACCGTTTCCAGTGTCGCTGCGCCTACACTCCCCACATAGTAGGCCCGATGCCAGAAATACGGCTTCCAGTAAAATGGCTTCAGATGGTCCGAAAAACGATTGCGAACCCGTCTGGCCGAGGCCGTTTTCAGATTGTTGATCAGTGTGGAGATGTTGAGGGCTGGGTGGATCTCCGCCAGAAGATGCACATGATCCGCT
Encoded proteins:
- a CDS encoding adenine phosphoribosyltransferase, which gives rise to MDFDKIVGRVQDFPKKGILFYDLMPVFQDPVSFRALIAEMAKPYLSDSIKKVVGIEARGFILGAPIADRIGAGFVPVRKKGKLPGEVSSLSYQLEYGTDTIEVQAGAIKPGDKVLLVDDLLATGGTARAAIDLIKKQGGEVLCVSVAIELTGIGGRERVAPVPIKSILVYPA
- a CDS encoding YciI family protein; the encoded protein is MYTVVIRYAKSREEVGAVVESHRAYLDGFIENGMLLASGPLETGDGGILWVRANSRESLMEMIEGDPYSLSGVAEFSVLGFDVKKLAPGMVSTLSV
- a CDS encoding glutamate synthase-related protein, producing MSQLNQSNDPLAEYIPSEAHTDGVHLPKDCGMTGPFIDQEKDSCAIVAVLSRTGEPTHTTLREALSGLQMMEHRAGQINNEGDGCGVQVDIPRHLWERWLRKEGHDPQLAHDPRFIVAHIYTPRVSETAHNPKMPSESSLREEIARRFTENGLEVLSLRKGQVLSGRIPKESENEPLFWQAGLLVKEGLIPRKVAFDAKVNMETDGRIHIGSLSGDVAVYKVKGTSFVLAEYFLDFQDPQMKSRAVLGHSRYSTNTLSVTERVQPFSILGHNGEINTIDKLRRESAMLGIPPVKGGSDSQDLDRTIEGLMVQFGFSLMEAMEIVFPPITHIISALDPKMRQMYFLYRRFLGPLAQGPAAIIARYENEVVFSVDALGLRPMWLFETRDMTIVSSERGIIPSSRMIRQPKPFAPGEKMAFFLDRGTLSPMMYPEIQETLYSRYSERFHPKIPTYVRPENLPLPSVPEILQYPAGTSVGMLPAASLWNPFGYSTDDHEMISFFAQTSFEPIGSLGFDGPLAVLSKDRTNIPDYFKENVAVVTNPAIDREREMEHFSPRIVLGPRPLFGNQVHTPRGLDLALPILLGGDMGEPLLPPDRYRALADRLGIHLLEDLPRHFPQNHIRTISSTFLQKETMKEALERIHKEAIAHAESGAEILIIDDSRALLPGHLWIDPALTTALVDRALRKSPPVGNTPNLRRNLSIIVHSGSIRNLHDTIFTFSIGADAINPHIMFETALTPVKGEKVFDLDERERRIENVVGALKKGIEKVISTMGIHEMRGYGRLFSSIGVGLELSEIFATPHFLGGEKVGLSIDRLEQEARARAPYFHGEKTEKLSKTYHLYPKVWKLAGDVANQKEPYSKYQDKLSAVEIENPISLRHLLDIAPGKNTVPVESVDLKVGDQDYPFIISSMSFGSQGEVAYRAYAEASEQMNIICLNGEGGEILELIGKYPKSRGQQIASGRFGVNIALLNSSNLVEIKIGQGAKPGEGGHLPGKKVSAKVANARKATMGVDLISPSNNHDLYSIEDLAQLVAELKSANPKVRVAVKVPVISGIGTIGIGIAKAGADIITVSGFDGGTGAARMHALRYVGLPVEIGVTEVHRALLYAGLRDKVEIWADGGLKSSTDVLKIMCLGANRVGFGTLPMVAIGCTICRECQMDTCHVGIATQIETEEQANEHGLKRFVPRDFEFSVRQLKHFFTGMGEDLRRILAEIGVERAQSIVGETGHLIQIRHFDRIDLTPLLNPSSYNLDPEGFCGLSPQEEGVTLGEKITSEVERSLRLHPRAVTVQVDRTTSMDRNIGTHLSGVLHREYPTHPMVTLLINNGSITGNGMGAFIKNNMTIRVTGGAQDGVGKGAMAGRIVVLKAKNEEGQFVDGSVGKSLAYGAQGGRFLIQGDCDSRAGIRLSGAEMVIGGRITAPINDHVGHLGIHSNMKGFAFEYMTNGRAVVLGDPGPWICAGMTGGTVYLLKQPKWGFDEEAIRRRIAKGSKVVILPITKEDEGLVRGLLEDYAGEIVASGQEEEAKWLSSILSSDLRKNFIRIIPQSLQVEQTVSTE
- a CDS encoding HD domain-containing protein; this encodes MGTSSGGASVGKSQTKEVRGVALVKSCHAGSGEKAPALILTLVFKGEGGKGLREWPARLWEDPRGVGPSLSAGSLVLAEGTVVRHNQESQLRLTRITPLKASPEEIQAYIPQSPLSSGLGMARLDAFMESLSEPHLKMFGLELLADPEVRSLLEKAPAAKRNHHAVVGGLLEHTLEIMEMGDRIAPVLHLNRDLLLLGLLLHDLGKCWEISAQPGFAYTDDGRLLGHMFLGCDAIRKTASRVPNFPGILLKLLQHFILSHHGELAYGSPVLPATPEAMAVHMLDNLSGQIYAMRAAKGGEGDEWGYERNRGAQIWHKGSDPEALVALWRDRDVTNGQGAG
- a CDS encoding FAD-binding and (Fe-S)-binding domain-containing protein, which translates into the protein MNSSERASIARDLEGILGPEGVLSTPTDRKAYSYDAGIYREDPILAVLPKNAEEVARVVLWAGSRGIPMTPRSGGTNITGAAIGEGIILGLSRLNRWNFQNAGDGSVYVEPGMILKELNDRLALVDRFFAPDPSSGLACQIGGMIGTNAAGAHALKYGAMKENILSLEMIGSDGNLYRLAPQPLLANGHPDPASLPPGFQGVLDHLAEWAPVLREKRRNVSKNSSGYNLFDLAQKLYFDPERVFDPARLIVGAEGTLGVVTRAELLVRPLPSRRVTVLAYFLDLDDLGSAVARINELGPSALEMMDRRTLDLVGRERFGIPPSADSMLLIEFDSEPMEDLVEGTKKILGKIRLADSPGISFDPGEQLRMWQARHALFPTLYRYDGIRRPLNFADDVAVPVHRLVELLRFLREFFSGMDVPVAVYGHIGNGNAHINPLMNLAEPGSMERLLHISQEIHRTVIDRFEGVPCGEHGEGRVRAEFLPSVYGPEVYQMFCDTKRSFDPQGIFNPGVKISRKSFLEGIDIERVVKSCATCGKCNTVCPSFDVTRNEAMGPRGWFQMLTDPSVSPEVPESVLGGCLNCKSCRTICPAGVDVSAVVLSARAERGGDPVSRFFSEQLLKTRRTSRIVEFLGMTQNFWDRPALRRPIEAITRKLFRVVSENARIPAGLKLPRLRSKTLRSSFHDWTEEGGRKGDVAYFHGCAANYLDDGVGEAMIRILSRGKGQVVLPRQTCSGTPIETYGHRDLTRSCARENLESLSRYEKIVTGCASCTLALKDLPHQFPDGSTEHKKALDLSKRVVHIAKWMMADDASDLRGEMAQNLNRKGGILPVSYHSSCHLRAAGVVSEPVELLKEIFGEAFRPMMDSDRCAGGSGTYLLKNPEISEAVFQRKREAVAQSGAKTVTTGCPACQIKLSDGLPGDVSSRHMAVLLADLLS
- a CDS encoding YbhB/YbcL family Raf kinase inhibitor-like protein, which produces MIEKRKLGTSGIVSGGSLKKSGLLVCGVLLALLGGVIHPSDSQASSRMVLLSNDFKNHGTIHNEQVFSGFGCSGKNISPELHWKGIPKGTRSLALTAYDPNAPTGSGWWHWVLIDLPATTTHLAKNAGTSDGASLPKGSFQAVTDFGKKGYGGPCPPVGDRPHHYIFTLYALKAPKLDVPENASPALIGYFIHQTMIKKATLVGMYGRAKHKKH
- the tnpA gene encoding IS200/IS605 family transposase, with translation MNIQLNRSSSHAVYSLKLHIVFVTKYRRKVLSPDLLEYLQSAFGEILSDWRCTLLEFGGEADHVHLLAEIHPALNISTLINNLKTASARRVRNRFSDHLKPFYWKPYFWHRAYYVGSVGAATLETVRRYVESQGTTEKARRRKTKPPA